The following is a genomic window from Bdellovibrionales bacterium.
CGCCTCTTACCTCGACATATACAATAGCTTGTAAAAGGAGTTTGGGGTGGAGCTGTTAATTACAATGGACATGGTGAAAGAAGCTCAGGCCTTTCTTAAAGATAAGACCGAGCACACGCAGTTGCGAAAATCGCGCTGCCTTCCTGATACGGTTCATATCAAGTGCGAAAATTTGCAAAAAACGGGAAGTTTTAAAATTCGCGGAGCTCTCAACCGCATGCGCTTTCTCTCCGAGGCCGAAAAGAAAAAAGGTGTGATTGCCGCATCTGCGGGAAACCATGCTCAAGGCGTGGCGTTCGGGGCGAAGCTTTACGGGATCAAAGCCACCATTGTCATGCCGGAGACGGCACCGATGATCAAAGTTCTAGCGACTCAGAAGTACGGGGCCGAAGTTGTTTTGCACGGCGATTATTACGATCACGCCTACGAAAAAGCCTGCGAAATTGCAAAAAAAGAAGGATTAGTTTTTGTTCACCCTTATCAAGATCCTTACGTGATCGCTGGTCAAGGAACCATCGGACTAGAAATTCTTGAAGACTTCGCACAGGTCGATCAAGTGGTCGTCCCCATCGGCGGAGGGGGTCTCATTGGTGGAATTTCATTTGTTCTTAAGACCATCAATCCCAAGATCGAAGTGATCGGAGTTGTTTCCGAGCAGACCCAAGGAATGCGCCAATTGAAGGAGGGAGATATCGTCAGTGCTCCCACCTATGTGAATACGATCGCCGATGGTATTGCCGTTAAAAAACCAAGCCCTGAGATGTTTAAAAATTATATTCACCCTTACGTCGATCAAATCGTATCGGTGAGTGATAACGAAATCGCTGAAGCCATCGTGAATCTTATGGAAAAAGATAAGATGATTGCCGAGGGTTCGGGTGCCGCCGGAGTGGCCGCGGTGATTGCTAACAAATTCAAATTAAAACCCAATGCCGTAGTCCTTGTCTGTGGCGGGAATATTGATCTCAATACGATGTTCTCGGTCATCGAGACGGGTCTCCGCCGCAAGGGCCGACATACTCGGATTTCAATTATTGTG
Proteins encoded in this region:
- the ilvA gene encoding threonine ammonia-lyase, encoding MLITMDMVKEAQAFLKDKTEHTQLRKSRCLPDTVHIKCENLQKTGSFKIRGALNRMRFLSEAEKKKGVIAASAGNHAQGVAFGAKLYGIKATIVMPETAPMIKVLATQKYGAEVVLHGDYYDHAYEKACEIAKKEGLVFVHPYQDPYVIAGQGTIGLEILEDFAQVDQVVVPIGGGGLIGGISFVLKTINPKIEVIGVVSEQTQGMRQLKEGDIVSAPTYVNTIADGIAVKKPSPEMFKNYIHPYVDQIVSVSDNEIAEAIVNLMEKDKMIAEGSGAAGVAAVIANKFKLKPNAVVLVCGGNIDLNTMFSVIETGLRRKGRHTRISIIVSDLPGQLARITQMMAKARANILDVMHDRVSSELSVRETRIDFLLETSGIEHAKQIEDMLKDAGVHLLKGEHS